A part of Saccharomyces cerevisiae S288C chromosome XIV, complete sequence genomic DNA contains:
- the TOF1 gene encoding Tof1p (Subunit of a replication-pausing checkpoint complex; the replication fork protection complex (Tof1p-Mrc1p-Csm3p) acts at stalled forks and is required for rapid replication fork progression, replisome stabilization under stress, mediating checkpoint signaling and promoting sister chromatid cohesion after damage, facilitating gap repair of damaged DNA; interacts with the MCM helicase; recruits Top1p to the fork to suppress DNA damage; relocalizes to the cytosol in response to hypoxia to hypoxia), which produces MSADLQQGTTNAADFSLTVLRARIALLATAIGGPDYTSQIDPPPYKLGDDCLACLKDLKRWFKLVDDQQKRWDVAMAVAEYRILTDDLLPILIDWENKCSLAAKLAKNNPDHEEFRNKAYYDKIALNCLQLLVLMTWPLIVTEQSSSNQITLYGELKKHQLVYKKTILSMESGKVLRAAIRLALDVIKIDRLSRTPRDNMVLKLVLNFFRNVIAIEPGEFTINTKKSMPKKGITSIDTLPPNVSMDDISLNTVISSFHKNKVFGFLLTLTSSLSKEFDQDFINIPLLEIMFYFTKDVNQELLFPRQFETGTHSKVVNKNESSSANNIVTSAGFELSKLLQKEHQMRKNVIKHTSARHSRFGGLLSIQTPDKTRLTVSGSQALVDEKIALQKLDDSKKWNKRIIKKHQSVAAEGLPNSLLNSQTGKAIFFTESNGKHFKEFINNFIDSGFNILLHSVTNYFTTEQDRMVTLEQVEYLLFFAWFVKYQLLRSKIDNSADIKQVSEALKEVTFILVSSLLRSAYDLKNWTVTHAGMIAFNELLNLVSRTKAAQEEDSTDIEFIVSRLFSDERIQLLSNLPKIGSKYSLQFMKSCIELTHSVLKVLEQYSDDKTLVIEGKSRRQKKFNISEGDITKLIEEENVDRDEALDILTSSLRSIEVNFQKVQANYMTEPVIETYINFLERFRELEDDSIKKVFSFFHRVFVQAKEQALLFRFDLIILLREMLSPDGLDRMSRSRKYVSQFSDYFLARLKKRLKKSPAWFVGLLFPPLHNSEVGFYQRYGEYNVLNNESMYAAPASQFKPIPDEEALPPSILLDMKYGVLVSTLLDDGKTELLDQLLKHITHTLDIFKSWLTVNVNAGKETVNPPNEYFTLTGVLNNDPIFKDKDYRALLLLIGYSIPRKINEPCFLPGTVEVSDLTVSCELVKKYLSTPFETPNGLPSSSYLLRVRSEKDSFSHNEQDGWEGDDDYDYNDPYIVPDDQILSKSDAAYFKDLDNNASDKLKGTKFSKGIARSKKKDKRKRRKGEAKTNLPMFGDQDDERPQTVRERHGVFSKEFISDSEDDEDLMNPIFFENETYMRWLLDKNNGQLTEDRYIQFAKFAAERMNNGGVVTGDYTSLFGGSIPSIESIRATESSSFAPDKSLISLASHVASEMSIFDVNNNNNNQLSDDDVNSESRNSLGSSQPSNSQNMFQSEVYSRKESTKRSLEASAADESDEDEEAIRLFGKKSRVVLSQGDSDD; this is translated from the coding sequence ATGTCTGCTGATTTGCAACAAGGCACTACAAATGCGGCTGATTTCTCTCTGACGGTACTTAGAGCAAGAATTGCTTTATTGGCAACTGCCATCGGTGGGCCGGATTATACTTCCCAGATAGACCCACCCCCTTATAAGCTTGGCGATGACTGTTTGGCGTGCTTAAAAGATCTGAAAAGATGGTTTAAACTAGTGGATGACCAGCAGAAAAGATGGGATGTGGCAATGGCAGTAGCTGAATATCGCATCTTGACGGATGATCTGTTACCTATTCTGATAGATTGGGAAAACAAATGTTCTCTTGCAGCAAAGCTTGCAAAGAACAACCCAGACCATGAAGAGTTTAGAAACAAAGCTTATTACGATAAAATTGCGCTAAATTGTCTACAACTATTGGTCCTTATGACTTGGCCTTTAATTGTAACTGAACAGTCTTCATCAAATCAAATTACTCTCTATGGTGAGCTAAAGAAGCATCAATTGGTATACAAGAAAACGATTCTGTCTATGGAAAGTGGTAAAGTGTTAAGAGCTGCCATTAGATTGGCTCTGGATGTTATCAAAATCGACCGATTATCAAGAACTCCTAGGGACAATATGGTTCTCAAATTggttttgaattttttcagaaatgTCATTGCTATAGAACCCGGTGAATTTACTATCAATACTAAGAAAAGCATGCCTAAGAAAGGTATCACATCTATCGATACTTTGCCACCAAACGTCTCTATGGATGACATCTCTTTAAATACGGTTATTTCCTCATTCCATAAAAACAAGGTATTCGGTTTCCTCTTAACGCTGACCAGCTCCTTATCAAAAGAGTTTGACCAGGACTTTATCAATATCCCACTGTTGGAGATTATGTTCTACTTCACTAAAGATGTTAACCAAGAACTGCTATTCCCTCGACAGTTCGAAACCGGGACACATTCAAAGGTggtaaataaaaatgagaGCTCCTCTGCTAATAACATTGTTACAAGTGCAGGTTTTGAACTATCGAAGTTATTACAAAAGGAACAccaaatgagaaaaaacGTTATCAAGCATACATCTGCAAGACACTCCAGATTTGGTGGTCTTTTATCTATACAAACACCAGATAAAACTAGGTTAACTGTTTCTGGTAGCCAAGCTCTCgtagatgaaaaaatagcGCTCCAAAAACTAGATGACAgcaaaaaatggaataaaagaataattaAAAAGCATCAATCTGTCGCAGCTGAGGGCTTACCGAATAGTCTCTTGAATTCACAAACCGGTAaagctatttttttcaccgAATCAAATGGTAAacatttcaaagaattcatCAACAACTTTATAGATTCCGGCTTTAACATCTTGTTGCATAGTGTGACGAACTACTTCACAACTGAGCAGGATAGGATGGTAACTTTGGAGCAAGTCGAAtatttacttttctttgcaTGGTTTGTTAAATACCAGTTGTTGAGGTCCAAAATCGACAATTCCGCAGATATAAAGCAAGTTTCAGAAGCCTTGAAAGAGGTGACTTTCATTCTAGTGTCTTCTCTTTTAAGAAGCGCATATGACCTGAAAAATTGGACAGTGACACATGCTGGTATGATTGCATTTAATGAACTGTTGAACCTCGTTTCCCGTACAAAGGCCGCTCAAGAAGAGGATTCGACCGATATAGAATTCATTGTAAGTAGGCTTTTCAGTGACGAGAGAATACAATTACTGTCAAATCTGCCGAAGATTGGTTCCAAATACTCCCTCCAATTCATGAAAAGTTGCATTGAACTAACACACTCGGTATTGAAAGTATTAGAGCAATACTCTGACGATAAAACATTAGTTATTGAAGGCAAATCAAGACGgcaaaaaaagtttaataTTTCAGAAGGTGATATTACTAAATTgatagaagaagaaaatgtaGATAGAGATGAAGCGCTTGATATTCTAACCTCTTCTTTAAGAAGTATAGAAgtcaattttcaaaaggtGCAAGCCAACTATATGACAGAACCGGTAATAGAAACGTACATTAATTTCCTTGAAAGATTTCGTGAGCTTGAGGACGATTCCATTAAAAAagtattttcctttttccatAGAGTATTTGTTCAGGCAAAAGAACAGGCATTGTTATTTAGATTTGAtttgataatattattaagaGAAATGCTTTCACCTGACGGATTAGATAGAATGTCTCGTTCAAGGAAATATGTGAGTCAATTTTCAGACTACTTCCTCGCCaggttgaagaaaaggttAAAGAAATCACCTGCTTGGTTTGTTGGATTACTTTTCCCGCCATTACACAATAGTGAAGTAGGATTTTACCAAAGATATGGTGAATATAATGTACTTAATAATGAATCAATGTATGCCGCTCCTGCATCACAGTTCAAACCAATTCCCGATGAAGAAGCCTTACCACCTTCGATTTTGTTGGATATGAAATATGGTGTTTTAGTTTCCACATTACTTGATGATGGAAAAACTGAACTATTGGACCAACTGCTCAAGCATATAACCCACACACTAGATATTTTTAAGTCGTGGCTAACCGTAAATGTTAATGCTGGGAAAGAAACAGTTAATCCACCCAATGAATATTTCACATTGACAGGTGTACTCAACAACGACCCTATTTTTAAAGATAAGGACTACAGGGCTTTATTGTTGCTGATAGGATACTCCATTCCACGTAAAATCAATGAACCTTGTTTTTTACCGGGGACTGTTGAAGTTTCTGACCTGACTGTTTCTTGTGAActagtgaaaaaatacttatCAACACCATTTGAAACTCCAAACGGACtgccttcttcttcctaTCTTCTACGAGTTCGTTCAGAAAAGGATAGTTTTTCTCACAATGAACAAGATGGATGGGAAGGAGACGATGATTATGATTACAACGATCCCTACATTGTTCCAGATGATCAAATTTTATCGAAAAGCGACGCAGCATACTTCAAGGATTTAGATAACAATGCATCAGATAAACTTAAAGGTACCAAATTCAGTAAAGGGATTGCGagatccaaaaaaaaagataagaGGAAGCGTAGGAAAGGAGAAGCCAAGACTAATTTGCCAATGTTTGGCGACCAGGATGATGAACGACCTCAGACCGTTAGAGAACGCCATGGCGTATTCAGTAAAGAGTTTATTAGTGATTCAGAAGATGACGAGGATTTGATGAACcctatattttttgaaaacgaaACATATATGAGATGGTTACTAGATAAAAACAATGGTCAGTTGACCGAGGATAGATATATCCAGTTTGCCAAATTTGCCGCGGAAAGGATGAATAATGGGGGTGTTGTGACAGGAGATTATACGAGCTTGTTTGGTGGATCCATACCAAGTATTGAAAGCATAAGAGCTACAGAAAGTAGTTCCTTTGCGCCAGATAAAAGCCTCATTTCTTTAGCAAGCCACGTGGCATCTGAAATGTCTATTTTCGAtgtaaataataacaataataatcaACTCTCTGATGACGATGTCAACTCGGAATCAAGAAATAGTTTGGGCTCATCACAGCCATCAAATTCGCAAAATATGTTCCAATCTGAGGTGTATAGCAGAAAAGAATCTACAAAGCGTTCTTTGGAAGCGAGTGCAGCCGATGAAAgcgatgaagatgaagaggcCATCCGCCTTTTTGGCAAAAAGTCTAGAGTTGTTTTGAGCCAAGGTGATAGTGATGATTGA
- the SEC2 gene encoding guanine nucleotide exchange factor SEC2 (Guanyl-nucleotide exchange factor for the small G-protein Sec4p; essential for post-Golgi vesicle transport and for autophagy; associates with the exocyst, via exocyst subunit Sec15p, on secretory vesicles), whose translation MDASEEAKRVSIQVTSLSTQLIESVDKQSHLEEQLNKSLKTIASQKAAIENYNQLKEDYNTLKRELSDRDDEVKRLREDIAKENELRTKAEEEADKLNKEVEDLTASLFDEANNMVADARKEKYAIEILNKRLTEQLREKDTLLDTLTLQLKNLKKVMHSLDNESTVTNNSNRYSTILSDSATSSSTSLNKVPTSYSLASQDIYSGIVYSPSISSIRYDISLYNEFLKFVAALPRCENIKATSTESKLIRRLVNDEIQPILKIDNASGIGWLVKKTLLSLIIDGLVVVEPLSGVNATYQIGYNSSSPAKQATSNMPKMFKFPLDSPPVAVHAACSFCGESRDDIIEHARMYILKTLHKTDDGKEQVTNTYPLCHWCLLKLRQTCEIFAFLRSLKVGAWHLEKLTTQNITKEDLEKFSEVTKHTKRDGRVSSQDKKTKRLSFMAGLGINSSTKNKPKMEIFSSETNAKPGQPTTNIQRAWLQLCKLRCILHWTHIGIWAVDDSISSKIGPLVEDDSDEDQNDAISVRLQDKALWKQDAKRPFSSSSAEESQKSDAFDFESGDMENEITGESSSDESSSDGSSTDNSTADSSSEDESSLADSTTSSADSSSPESIDNGEGDDTVTKDDKSSIKSANNNEENSDCGDKKGRSIIKKKAPQRKIQKKKLLQDLDDLEEQFREESAIDQTEFENAESNVKQNISSKRASSGDENSKKDNNEKTLKTNLTIGDKTQEQIGENSPSSGLHASSSNDDNFDDAQEQQ comes from the coding sequence ATGGATGCTTCTGAGGAAGCAAAAAGAGTATCAATACAGGTTACATCCCTGTCTACGCAATTGATCGAGAGCGTGGATAAACAGTCACACTTAGAAGAACAGCTTAATAAATCCTTAAAAACAATAGCCAGCCAGAAGGCAGCAATTGAAAACTATAATCAGTTGAAAGAAGATTACAACACTTTAAAAAGAGAATTGTCAGACAGAGATGACGAAGTGAAAAGATTGCGTGAAGATATagccaaagaaaatgagcTTCGAACTAAAGCTGAAGAGGAAGCGGATAAACTAAATAAAGAAGTTGAGGATCTGACTGCTTCCCTCTTTGATGAGGCTAATAATATGGTTGCTGATGCTAGAAAGGAGAAATATGCTATCGAAATCTTAAATAAGAGACTCACTGAACAACTGCGTGAAAAGGACACATTACTGGATACTTTGACCCTACAGCTCAAGAATCTGAAAAAAGTGATGCATAGTTTAGATAATGAAAGCACAGTCACAAATAATTCGAACAGATATTCCACAATATTGAGTGATTCAGCAACTTCTTCTAGCACTTCTTTGAATAAAGTTCCAACTTCATATTCTCTTGCTTCCCAAGATATTTATAGCGGAATTGTGTACTCGCCAAGCATTTCATCTATTCGTTATGATATAAGCCTTTACAATgaatttctaaaatttgtCGCTGCACTACCCCGTTGTGAAAACATAAAGGCAACTTCAACCGAATCAAAGTTAATACGAAGATTGGTAAATGATGAAATCCAGCCTATACTTAAGATTGATAATGCTTCAGGCATCGGCTGGTTGGTTAAAAAAACCCTACTTTCCTTGATTATAGATGGTTTGGTGGTCGTGGAACCCCTAAGCGGCGTTAATGCAACCTACCAAATTGGCTACAACTCAAGTAGCCCTGCAAAGCAAGCCACTTCGAATATGCCAAAAATGTTCAAGTTTCCCTTAGATTCACCTCCAGTTGCAGTGCACGCCGCATGTTCCTTTTGTGGAGAATCTAGAGATGACATTATCGAACACGCAAGGATGTATATATTGAAAACGTTGCACAAGACTGACGACGGTAAAGAACAAGTTACGAATACGTATCCCTTGTGTCATTGGTGTTTGCTAAAGTTGCGGCAGACATGTGAAATCTTTGCTTTCCTGAGATCATTGAAGGTAGGCGCATGGCATTTAGAAAAGCTAACGACGCAGAACATTACCAAGgaagatttggaaaaattctCTGAAGTAACGAAGCATACCAAAAGAGACGGCAGGGTTTCTTCTCAAGACAAAAAAACCAAACGTTTAAGTTTTATGGCAGGACTTGGTAtcaattcttcaacaaaaaataagcCAAAGATGgagattttttcttctgaaacAAATGCAAAGCCAGGACAACCTACCACTAATATTCAAAGAGCATGGCTGCAATTGTGTAAATTGCGTTGTATACTTCATTGGACTCATATTGGCATATGGGCAGTGGATgattcaatttcttcaaaaattggacCGTTAGTTGAGGATGACAGCGATGAGGATCAAAACGATGCTATATCGGTTCGCTTGCAGGACAAAGCTCTTTGGAAGCAGGACGCAAAAAgacctttttcttcatctagCGCAGAAGAAAGTCAAAAGAGCGACGCTTTTGACTTTGAAAGTGGAGAtatggaaaatgaaattacGGGTGAATCTTCAAGTGATGAATCCTCTTCAGATGGGTCTTCCACAGATAATTCAACCGCAGATAGTTCATCAGAAGATGAATCTTCTCTAGCAGATTCTACTACAAGTAGCGCAGATTCTAGTTCACCAGAGAGTATAGACAACGGTGAAGGTGATGACACGGTAACGAAAGATGACAAAAGTAGCATTAAGTCGgcaaataataatgaagaaaacagcGATTGCGGAGATAAAAAAGGTCGTtctataataaagaaaaaggctCCTCAACGCAAGatacaaaagaagaagttacTCCAAGATTTGGATGATTTAGAAGAGCAATTTAGAGAAGAAAGCGCAATTGATCAGactgaatttgaaaacgCTGAGTCTAAtgtaaaacaaaatatatcCTCGAAGAGGGCATCTTCTGGAGACGAGAACTCTAAGAAggataataatgaaaaaactttaaagACAAACTTGACGATAGGCGACAAAACCCAAGAACAAATAGGGGAAAATAGTCCTAGTAGCGGATTGCATGCGTCTTCAAGCAATGATGACAATTTCGATGATGCCCAGGAACAGCAATaa